Proteins from one Homalodisca vitripennis isolate AUS2020 chromosome 3, UT_GWSS_2.1, whole genome shotgun sequence genomic window:
- the LOC124358627 gene encoding otoferlin, producing MPDLIPLIEIDEYSRASSLISQQKRFMKSPVAFFRSLKSWLIYLKSFLYTVEKKVEKILDDDKNDEDHDWWYKYFSGILAKYTNKLEDQKEYGGFNDVLRTFIITRKTAEFEREVAKLKVLISLYRWPVQDNVVTPRGEDPTMGVLKQNELSDRVKLLVRVYCVKAFDLHPADPNGKADPYIEVATPSNVVSDKLNYVPNQLNPVFGRCLEIAATFPVDTMLAIRVMDWDRLTKHDLIGETIIDLENRFYSKHRGTCGLASKYSTSGCNSWRDVEKPTEILERLCNTYNLPLPQYYSKSVLVACKEFVITDVSENAEETKERLALKALHHWHELPVIGKHLVTEHVETRSLFKREKPGLEQGKLELWVDLFDLSMGQIPLPINITPRKPQSYELRVVILNTSQVPLVDDSYFVGRKSTDIFVKGWLWDSNDVQMTDVHYNSINGEGNFNWRFIFQFQYYRSEKVMMFYKKRVWDLATTEVKVPPLLHLQVWDRDRLSSDDFIGDMVIELNKMPRGARSVKTCKLRTPLTPFQGVDLFKVKRMRGWWPFIREKTDKTPTYGGFLEAEFHLMTDEEALARPAGMGRSEPMALPPPMRPEFRTKFWLAPFRILTHLICKVHRKKFIFGLLICASTLFVLVGVYSIPMFVMKKLLGAK from the coding sequence ATGCCTGATCTGATCCCACTAATAGAGATTGATGAGTATAGTCGTGCCTCTAGTTTAATAAGCCAACAAAAAAGATTTATGAAATCACCTGTTGCATTTTTTAGATCGTTAAAATCATGGTTAATTTatctaaaatcatttttatatactgttgAAAAGAAAGTCGAAAAAATACTAGATGACGATAAAAACGACGAAGATCATGATTGGTGGTATAAGTATTTTTCAGGAATCTtggcaaaatatacaaataaactggAGGATCAAAAAGAATATGGTGGGTTTAACGATGTACTTAGAACGTTTATTATCACGCGGAAAACTGCCGAATTTGAAAGAGAAGTAGCTAAATTAAAAGTGCTTATTAGTTTATACCGGTGGCCAGTTCAAGACAATGTGGTTACACCACGAGGGGAAGATCCAACAATGGGAGTGCTGAAACAAAATGAGTTAAGTGACAGAGTAAAGCTGTTGGTTCGTGTTTACTGTGTAAAAGCTTTTGATCTGCACCCCGCAGACCCTAATGGTAAAGCAGATCCATACATTGAAGTTGCAACTCCCTCAAATGTAGTCTCGGATAAACTTAACTACGTACCCAATCAACTAAATCCTGTATTTGGGAGATGCCTTGAAATTGCCGCAACGTTTCCTGTGGACACCATGCTGGCAATACGTGTAATGGATTGGGACAGACTCACCAAACATGATTTGATTGGTGAAACTATCATAGACTTGGAGAATCGTTTCTACAGCAAACACAGAGGCACGTGTGGTTTAGCATCAAAATATTCTACATCAGGCTGCAATAGTTGGAGAGATGTGGAAAAACCTACTGAAATACTTGAAAGGCTGTGCAACACCTATAATCTACCATTACCTCAGTACTATAGTAAAAGTGTACTCGTCGCCTGCAAGGAGTTCGTAATAACCGATGTATCTGAGAATGCAGAGGAAACGAAGGAAAGGTTGGCATTGAAGGCACTACACCATTGGCACGAACTGCCAGTGATAGGTAAACATTTAGTTACTGAACACGTTGAAACTCGATCTTTGTTCAAGAGAGAAAAACCAGGACTAGAGCAAGGGAAACTGGAGCTGTGGGTGGACTTGTTCGACTTATCAATGGGCCAAATACCTCTTCCAATAAACATCACTCCTCGTAAACCACAATCATACGAACTTAGAGTAGTCATTTTGAATACATCTCAAGTACCATTGGTTGACGATTCTTACTTCGTCGGCAGAAAAAGCACTGACATATTTGTTAAAGGGTGGCTGTGGGATTCCAACGATGTTCAAATGACGGATGTCCATTATAACTCAATAAATGGGGAAGGCAATTTCAACTGGAGatttatatttcagtttcaaTATTATAGATCTGAAAAAGTGATGATGTTTTACAAGAAACGTGTTTGGGATCTGGCAACAACAGAGGTAAAGGTGCCTCCGCTGCTGCATCTACAGGTGTGGGACAGAGACAGGTTATCGTCAGACGATTTTATAGGGGACATGGTAATTGAACTGAATAAAATGCCACGTGGGGCAAGATCGGTAAAAACGTGTAAATTGCGCACGCCCCTTACTCCTTTTCAGGGTGtagatttgtttaaagttaaacgCATGAGAGGATGGTGGCCCTTCATAAGAGAAAAAACAGATAAAACCCCAACATATGGCGGGTTTCTCGAAGCCGAATTTCATTTAATGACAGACGAAGAGGCTCTTGCAAGACCTGCAGGAATGGGAAGATCAGAGCCAATGGCATTACCGCCTCCTATGAGGCCGGAGTTCAGGACTAAATTTTGGCTTGCTCCTTTTCGTATACTTACTCATCTAATATGTAAAGTTCAcagaaagaaatttatatttggtcttctgatctgTGCATCCACTCTTTTTGTATTGGTTGGTGTATATTCCATTCCGATGTTTGTAATGAAAAAACTCTTGGGTGCAAAATAG